Proteins found in one Thermopolyspora flexuosa genomic segment:
- a CDS encoding xanthine dehydrogenase family protein molybdopterin-binding subunit: MDHRYADQATAVSGHRDDPWHDAPWNGGRHGGGRANGDRRNRDRRDGDEWAKVTGRARFAAEYSPGAALAYAVPVQATIARGEVVNVDSETILTMPGMLAVLWHGNAPGLGVPEESDLALFQSPKIAYRGQFVAAVVAETLETAYDAAARVRVDYAPEPHDVVLREDHPRAYRTWEEAPEEDGRDAVERALREAAVRLDLTYTTPAYHHNPMEPHSTVAVWDERGLVLYDSCPGATAVRETLAELFTLPPSLVRVITPHVGVGYGSTPEARPQTVLAAIAAQVTGRPVKVTLTRRQMFAVTGYRTPLVQRVRLGADGRGRLVALGHDVVEQTSTVADPGRGTESSGPASGPAAEAATGMARLVYDVPLRYRTHTVVPLDVPTPSWSRTYGEFPGTFALESAMDELAAACGLDPIELRLRNLPGADRQGYGTAASAAVAACLRTGAEHFGWAGRDPAPGVRWDGRRLVGTGVAVSAYPARQPRPEATAWRDDDGRYRVRLAAARMRPEERAALTTIAAVVLGVTPERVEIEVGGEGGAAGPPGGAARGDEPEDVVRWSMPVVRACEALLELLGAAEHGRGGRPGGHAEGTPVAVSARADDPDRRHVYGAQFAEVRVNADTGEIRVPRLLGVFTVGGAAGGAAEEDELRALFAGAMTLGLSMTLFEEGEIDERWGGFLNQDLSHYLLATFADAPYVEAHLVPGDGLGPEPPSAGHLAGVGTVGAAAAIANAVYHATGIRVRDLPIRLDALVGRPPLA; the protein is encoded by the coding sequence ATGGACCACCGGTACGCGGACCAGGCGACCGCCGTGTCGGGCCACCGGGACGACCCGTGGCACGACGCGCCGTGGAACGGGGGCCGCCACGGCGGCGGCCGGGCGAACGGTGACCGCCGGAACCGCGACCGGCGGGACGGTGACGAGTGGGCCAAGGTCACCGGCCGGGCGAGGTTCGCCGCCGAGTACTCCCCCGGCGCCGCGCTCGCCTACGCCGTACCCGTGCAGGCGACGATCGCCCGCGGCGAGGTGGTCAACGTCGACTCCGAGACGATCCTCACCATGCCCGGCATGCTCGCGGTGCTCTGGCACGGCAACGCGCCCGGGCTGGGCGTGCCCGAGGAGTCCGACCTCGCGCTGTTCCAGTCGCCGAAGATCGCCTACCGAGGGCAGTTCGTCGCCGCGGTCGTCGCCGAGACGCTGGAGACCGCGTACGACGCCGCGGCCCGGGTGCGCGTCGACTACGCCCCCGAGCCGCACGACGTGGTGCTCCGCGAGGACCACCCGCGGGCGTACCGGACCTGGGAGGAGGCACCGGAGGAGGACGGCCGCGACGCGGTGGAGCGGGCGCTGCGGGAGGCGGCCGTGCGGCTCGACCTCACCTACACCACCCCCGCCTACCACCACAACCCGATGGAGCCGCACAGCACCGTGGCGGTCTGGGACGAGCGGGGCCTGGTGCTCTACGACTCCTGCCCGGGCGCGACCGCGGTCCGGGAGACCCTCGCCGAGCTGTTCACGCTGCCGCCGAGCCTGGTGCGGGTGATCACGCCGCACGTCGGCGTCGGGTACGGCAGCACGCCCGAGGCCCGGCCGCAGACCGTGCTCGCCGCGATCGCGGCGCAGGTGACCGGGCGGCCGGTGAAGGTCACGCTCACCCGGCGGCAGATGTTCGCGGTGACCGGCTACCGCACGCCGCTCGTGCAGCGGGTACGGCTCGGCGCGGACGGCCGCGGCCGCCTCGTCGCGCTCGGCCACGACGTGGTCGAGCAGACCTCCACGGTCGCCGATCCGGGTCGCGGCACGGAGTCCTCCGGCCCGGCGAGCGGCCCCGCGGCCGAGGCCGCGACCGGCATGGCCCGGCTCGTCTACGACGTGCCGCTCCGGTACCGCACGCACACGGTCGTGCCGCTCGACGTGCCGACGCCGTCGTGGTCGCGCACGTACGGGGAGTTCCCCGGCACGTTCGCGCTGGAGTCGGCGATGGACGAGCTCGCCGCCGCCTGCGGCCTCGACCCGATCGAGCTGCGGCTGCGCAACCTGCCGGGGGCGGACCGGCAGGGGTACGGCACCGCCGCGTCCGCGGCCGTCGCGGCCTGCCTGCGGACCGGGGCCGAGCACTTCGGCTGGGCGGGGCGCGACCCGGCGCCGGGCGTGCGGTGGGACGGGCGCCGGCTGGTCGGCACCGGGGTGGCGGTCTCGGCGTACCCGGCGCGGCAGCCGCGTCCGGAGGCGACCGCGTGGCGGGACGACGACGGCCGCTACCGGGTGCGCCTCGCCGCCGCGCGCATGCGGCCCGAGGAGCGGGCCGCGCTCACCACGATCGCCGCGGTCGTGCTCGGCGTCACCCCGGAGCGGGTGGAGATCGAGGTGGGCGGCGAGGGCGGCGCGGCGGGGCCGCCGGGCGGCGCCGCACGCGGCGACGAGCCGGAGGACGTGGTCCGGTGGAGCATGCCCGTGGTGCGCGCCTGCGAGGCGCTGCTGGAGCTGCTCGGCGCGGCGGAGCACGGGCGCGGCGGCCGGCCGGGCGGGCACGCCGAGGGCACGCCCGTGGCGGTGAGCGCGCGGGCCGACGACCCGGACCGGCGGCACGTGTACGGCGCGCAGTTCGCCGAGGTGCGGGTGAACGCCGACACCGGCGAGATCCGGGTGCCGCGGCTGCTCGGCGTGTTCACCGTCGGCGGCGCGGCCGGCGGCGCCGCCGAGGAGGACGAGCTGCGTGCCCTCTTCGCCGGGGCGATGACGCTCGGCCTGTCGATGACCCTGTTCGAGGAGGGCGAGATCGACGAGCGGTGGGGCGGCTTCCTCAACCAGGACCTGTCCCACTACCTGCTCGCCACCTTCGCCGACGCCCCGTACGTCGAGGCCCACCTCGTCCCGGGCGACGGCCTCGGCCCCGAGCCGCCGTCCGCCGGCCACCTGGCGGGCGTCGGCACGGTCGGCGCGGCCGCCGCGATCGCCAACGCCGTGTACCACGCGACCGGGATCCGCGTGCGCGACCTGCCCATCCGCCTCGACGCGCTGGTCGGCCGGCCGCCCCTGGCCTGA
- a CDS encoding LCP family protein: MAVRAPVDHEVRSLPSAVALTVASALLWGVAHLVAGRTRAGVALLALQAGLIAIALVALTALRLRLLPLAVQPGWLTGLIVAILGIGAVWVAVVVCSYRVVRPAEAAGPGRVLAGAVVAALCAAICVPFVHTARLAYVSRDVLITLFAPETEGDDPWRGRSRVSILLIGADAAKNRPGARTDSMTVATIDVRTGRTVLFGLPRNLERAPMPGPARRHFPFGFTGDGSLRNPGLLNEVHQWAEDHPEIMPGVPDGRRGPTLLKQTAELILGIPVDHYVMVDMRGFAELIDAIGGVTVTIKSDIPYGRQGRVLQAGTRRLSGTEALWFGRSRSDSDDYVRMTRQKCLLYAVARQADPAAVIRGFERIAEAAKRHVSTDIPRDMLPALADLASRMDAAELRTLQFVPPLIDPSAPDWSLIRRKVAEALETERSRPRRSASPAATPRPAPGPDRPANLAAICD, encoded by the coding sequence ATGGCCGTCCGAGCACCCGTCGATCACGAGGTCCGGAGCCTGCCGTCCGCCGTCGCCCTCACCGTGGCCTCGGCGCTGCTGTGGGGCGTCGCCCACCTGGTCGCCGGGCGTACCCGGGCGGGCGTCGCCCTGCTGGCGCTGCAGGCCGGGCTCATCGCGATCGCGCTCGTCGCGCTCACCGCGCTGCGGCTGCGGCTGCTGCCGCTCGCCGTACAGCCGGGGTGGCTCACCGGGCTGATCGTCGCGATCCTGGGCATCGGCGCGGTCTGGGTGGCCGTGGTGGTCTGCTCCTACCGGGTGGTACGGCCCGCCGAGGCGGCCGGGCCGGGGCGGGTCCTCGCGGGCGCGGTGGTCGCCGCGCTGTGCGCGGCCATCTGCGTGCCGTTCGTGCACACGGCGCGGCTCGCGTACGTGTCGCGGGACGTGCTCATCACCCTGTTCGCCCCGGAGACCGAGGGGGACGACCCGTGGCGGGGCCGCTCCCGGGTGAGCATCCTGCTGATCGGCGCCGACGCGGCGAAGAACCGGCCGGGGGCGCGCACCGACAGCATGACGGTCGCCACCATCGACGTGCGGACCGGCCGCACCGTGCTGTTCGGGCTGCCGCGCAACCTGGAGCGGGCCCCGATGCCCGGCCCGGCGCGCCGGCACTTCCCGTTCGGGTTCACAGGCGACGGCAGCCTGCGCAACCCCGGGCTGCTCAACGAGGTCCACCAGTGGGCCGAGGACCATCCGGAGATCATGCCGGGGGTGCCGGACGGCCGCCGCGGTCCCACGCTGCTCAAGCAGACCGCCGAGCTCATCCTCGGCATTCCGGTGGACCACTACGTGATGGTGGACATGCGGGGCTTCGCCGAGCTGATCGACGCGATCGGCGGCGTCACCGTCACCATCAAGTCCGACATCCCGTACGGCAGGCAGGGGCGCGTGCTGCAGGCGGGCACCCGGCGGCTGTCCGGCACGGAGGCGCTCTGGTTCGGGCGCTCGCGCAGCGACAGCGACGACTACGTGCGCATGACGCGGCAGAAGTGCCTGCTGTACGCCGTGGCCCGGCAGGCCGACCCGGCGGCGGTGATCCGCGGGTTCGAGCGCATCGCCGAGGCCGCCAAGCGGCACGTGTCCACCGACATCCCCCGCGACATGCTGCCCGCCCTCGCCGACCTGGCGTCCCGGATGGACGCCGCCGAGCTGCGCACCCTCCAGTTCGTCCCGCCGCTCATCGACCCCTCCGCCCCCGACTGGTCCCTCATCCGCCGCAAGGTCGCCGAGGCCCTCGAGACCGAGCGGAGCCGCCCGCGCCGCTCCGCCTCCCCGGCGGCGACGCCCCGCCCCGCGCCCGGGCCCGACCGGCCCGCGAACCTCGCCGCCATCTGTGACTGA
- a CDS encoding FAD binding domain-containing protein — translation MRPFDYERPWNIDAALATVRDTPGAMYLGGGTNLIDLMRLGVLAPELLVDVSRLPFDRIEETGDGGLVIGAAVRTADLATHLGVRRRYPVLAQAALSVGSGQIRNMGTVAGNLLQRTRCAYFSDISKPCNKREPGSGCPAMEGVHRNLAIVGYSPSCVATHPSDLAVALAALDAVVRVEGAAGPRRLPITGLYRDPGDDPRRDTVLEHADLITGIEVPPTGAERSRYRKVCDRTSFAFAVVSVAVVLEVTGGVVRECRVAFGGVAPKPWRAERAEEALYGADATEENFARAARTEPAGARPLRDNAYKVPLVRNLLTRTLTELATEGR, via the coding sequence GTGAGGCCCTTCGACTACGAGCGGCCGTGGAACATCGACGCGGCCCTCGCCACGGTGCGCGACACGCCCGGGGCGATGTACCTCGGCGGCGGCACCAACCTCATCGACCTGATGCGGCTCGGGGTGCTCGCCCCGGAGCTGCTCGTCGACGTGAGCCGGCTGCCGTTCGACCGCATCGAGGAGACCGGGGACGGCGGGCTGGTGATCGGCGCGGCGGTGCGCACCGCGGACCTCGCCACCCACCTCGGGGTACGGCGGCGCTACCCGGTGCTGGCGCAGGCCGCGCTGTCCGTCGGGTCCGGGCAGATCAGGAACATGGGCACGGTCGCCGGGAACCTGCTGCAGCGCACCCGGTGCGCGTACTTCAGCGACATCAGCAAGCCGTGCAACAAGCGGGAGCCCGGCAGCGGCTGCCCGGCGATGGAGGGCGTGCACCGCAACCTGGCGATCGTCGGGTACTCGCCGTCGTGCGTCGCCACCCACCCGTCCGACCTCGCCGTCGCGCTCGCCGCGCTCGACGCGGTGGTGCGCGTCGAGGGCGCGGCCGGGCCGCGGCGGCTGCCGATCACCGGGCTGTACCGGGACCCCGGCGACGATCCCCGGCGGGACACCGTGCTCGAGCACGCCGACCTCATCACCGGGATCGAGGTGCCGCCCACCGGCGCGGAGCGCTCCCGCTACCGCAAGGTGTGCGACCGCACGTCGTTCGCGTTCGCCGTGGTGTCGGTCGCGGTGGTGCTCGAGGTGACCGGCGGGGTGGTGCGGGAGTGCCGGGTCGCGTTCGGCGGTGTCGCGCCGAAACCGTGGCGGGCCGAGCGCGCGGAGGAGGCGCTGTACGGCGCGGACGCCACCGAGGAGAACTTCGCCCGCGCGGCCCGGACCGAGCCGGCCGGGGCCCGCCCGCTGCGCGACAACGCCTACAAGGTGCCGCTCGTGCGCAACCTGCTCACCCGCACGCTCACCGAGCTCGCCACGGAGGGACGCTGA
- the gndA gene encoding NADP-dependent phosphogluconate dehydrogenase has product MTKKAVIGVTGLATMGRNLARNLARHGHAVAVHNRTPARTKALVTEYGHEGVFLPAETPEEFVRSLERPRRIVIMVKAGAATDAVIQEFAPLLEPGDMIVDGGNAHFEDTRRRERELRERGIHFVGTGISGGEEGALNGPSIMPGGSPESYEALGPLLESIAAKVEGVPCCTHVGPDGAGHFVKMVHNGIEYADMQLIAEAYDLLRHGLGMPPAEIAEVFRSWNNGRLESYLIEITAEVLAHTDPATGRPFVDVVVDQAEQKGTGRWTVQTALDLGVPVSGIAEAVFARSLSGSPRLREAARRLPGPSRFKLEQRFADDVEQALYASKIVAYAQGFNQIQAASDEYGWGIDLGAMATIWRGGCIIRARFLDRIRAAYAADPRTPTLLTDDHFAGALGDAQDSWRTVVSISAQLGIPTPGFATALAYYDALRAERLPAALTQAQRDFFGAHTYRRVDREGSFHTRWELPDRPEVGA; this is encoded by the coding sequence ATGACGAAGAAGGCAGTCATCGGCGTTACCGGCCTCGCCACGATGGGCCGGAACCTCGCCCGCAATCTCGCCCGGCACGGGCACGCCGTCGCGGTGCACAACCGGACGCCGGCCAGGACGAAGGCGCTGGTCACCGAGTACGGGCACGAGGGCGTGTTCCTGCCCGCGGAGACGCCCGAGGAGTTCGTGCGCTCCCTGGAGCGGCCCAGGCGCATTGTGATCATGGTGAAGGCGGGCGCGGCCACCGACGCGGTGATCCAGGAGTTCGCGCCGCTGCTCGAGCCGGGCGACATGATCGTCGACGGCGGCAACGCCCACTTCGAGGACACCCGGCGCCGCGAGCGTGAGCTGCGCGAGCGCGGCATCCACTTCGTCGGCACGGGCATCTCCGGCGGCGAGGAGGGCGCGCTCAACGGGCCGAGCATCATGCCCGGCGGGTCGCCGGAGTCGTACGAGGCGCTCGGCCCGCTGCTGGAGAGCATCGCCGCCAAGGTGGAGGGCGTGCCGTGCTGCACCCACGTCGGCCCGGACGGCGCCGGGCACTTCGTGAAGATGGTGCACAACGGCATCGAGTACGCCGACATGCAGCTCATCGCCGAGGCGTACGACCTGCTGCGGCACGGCCTGGGCATGCCCCCGGCCGAGATCGCCGAGGTGTTCCGGAGCTGGAACAACGGGCGGCTCGAGTCGTACCTGATCGAGATCACCGCCGAGGTGCTCGCGCACACCGACCCGGCCACCGGGCGGCCGTTCGTCGACGTCGTGGTCGACCAGGCCGAGCAGAAGGGCACCGGCCGGTGGACCGTGCAGACCGCGCTCGACCTCGGGGTGCCGGTGAGCGGCATCGCCGAGGCGGTGTTCGCCCGGTCGCTGTCCGGCAGCCCGCGGCTGCGCGAGGCGGCGCGCCGCCTGCCCGGGCCGTCCCGGTTCAAGCTGGAGCAGCGGTTCGCCGACGACGTCGAGCAGGCCCTGTACGCCTCGAAGATCGTGGCCTACGCGCAGGGCTTCAACCAGATCCAGGCGGCGAGCGACGAGTACGGCTGGGGCATCGACCTCGGCGCGATGGCGACGATCTGGCGGGGCGGGTGCATCATCCGGGCCCGGTTCCTCGACCGCATCCGCGCCGCGTACGCGGCCGACCCGCGCACCCCGACGCTGCTCACCGACGACCACTTCGCCGGGGCGCTCGGGGACGCGCAGGACTCCTGGCGGACCGTGGTGTCGATCTCGGCCCAGCTCGGCATCCCCACCCCGGGCTTCGCCACCGCGCTCGCCTACTACGACGCGCTGCGCGCCGAGCGGCTGCCGGCCGCGCTCACCCAGGCGCAGCGGGACTTCTTCGGGGCGCACACCTACCGCCGCGTCGACCGCGAGGGCTCCTTCCACACCCGCTGGGAGCTGCCCGACCGGCCGGAGGTCGGTGCCTGA
- a CDS encoding serine/threonine-protein kinase translates to MRALGQGRAGTVWEGHDTLLDRPVAAKEVVPPPGLGLKGRAEFIRRITLTANAATRVANRNLVAVYDVAEDDERLWVIMELLPSRSLAAIVANDGPLPPERVAAIGRRVLDALSAAHAAGLVHGDVRPANVLIGYEGRVALADLGVPVTDGEPPYRAPEGARSGPAADLWALGATLFTAAVGTPPVVEDGVSADELARAPEALRPVLSGLLATDPAARLRAAQADAMLAELVPPEEPAAPVSRKRGRATRPGEPGEDARPGALAIPGAAGASGAVGGPRRRRGVLVAAVAGGVVLAGALGGFALLRSTGASQAAPAAVASGRPSPEVTVAATPTPTPSPTAPARLPLKWYRPGTGWEAAVPKGWKRTDHTDHQEWSAPDGSGHLRISVIDWGGQDPLIVLQDAESNLSASVKSYRKIRMERIEFKDAKAAEWEARWKASGLRPYPWSVKNTVYRELRRVIWTGKTTTILTWVTPEAKWAELRPTMRAVLRLYRVPEGDLLPAPRTP, encoded by the coding sequence GTGCGAGCGCTGGGGCAGGGGCGCGCGGGCACCGTGTGGGAGGGGCACGACACCCTGCTCGACCGCCCGGTGGCGGCCAAGGAGGTGGTGCCGCCGCCCGGGCTGGGCCTCAAGGGCCGGGCCGAGTTCATCCGCCGGATCACCCTCACCGCGAACGCGGCGACCCGCGTCGCCAACCGGAACCTGGTTGCCGTCTACGACGTGGCCGAGGACGACGAGCGCCTCTGGGTGATCATGGAACTGCTGCCGTCCCGGTCGCTCGCGGCGATCGTCGCCAACGACGGGCCGCTGCCGCCGGAGCGGGTCGCGGCGATCGGGCGGCGGGTGCTCGACGCGCTCTCCGCCGCGCACGCCGCCGGGCTGGTGCACGGCGACGTACGGCCGGCGAACGTGCTCATCGGGTACGAGGGCCGCGTCGCGCTCGCCGACCTCGGCGTCCCGGTGACCGACGGCGAGCCGCCGTACCGCGCCCCCGAGGGCGCACGGTCCGGCCCGGCCGCGGACCTGTGGGCGCTCGGCGCCACCCTCTTCACCGCCGCGGTCGGCACGCCGCCCGTGGTCGAGGACGGGGTGTCGGCCGACGAGCTGGCGCGCGCCCCGGAGGCGCTCCGGCCGGTGCTCTCCGGCCTGCTGGCCACGGATCCGGCGGCCCGGCTGCGGGCGGCGCAGGCGGACGCGATGCTGGCGGAGCTGGTGCCGCCCGAGGAGCCCGCCGCGCCGGTCTCCCGGAAACGCGGCAGGGCGACCCGCCCCGGCGAGCCGGGCGAGGACGCGCGGCCCGGCGCCCTCGCGATCCCCGGTGCGGCAGGGGCGTCCGGGGCCGTCGGCGGGCCGAGACGGCGACGGGGCGTGCTCGTCGCCGCGGTCGCCGGGGGCGTGGTGCTCGCCGGCGCGCTCGGCGGGTTCGCCTTGTTACGCTCCACCGGCGCCTCCCAGGCCGCCCCCGCCGCGGTGGCATCCGGCAGGCCGTCCCCGGAGGTCACGGTCGCCGCCACCCCGACCCCCACACCCTCGCCCACGGCACCGGCCCGGCTGCCGCTGAAGTGGTACCGGCCCGGCACCGGCTGGGAGGCCGCGGTGCCCAAGGGCTGGAAGCGCACCGACCACACCGACCACCAGGAGTGGTCCGCCCCGGACGGCTCCGGCCACCTGCGGATCAGCGTCATCGACTGGGGTGGCCAGGACCCGCTCATCGTGCTGCAGGACGCCGAGTCGAACCTGTCGGCGTCGGTGAAGTCGTACCGCAAGATCAGAATGGAGCGCATCGAGTTCAAGGACGCCAAGGCCGCCGAGTGGGAGGCGCGCTGGAAGGCGTCCGGGCTGCGCCCCTACCCCTGGTCGGTGAAGAACACGGTCTACCGCGAGCTGCGCCGGGTGATCTGGACCGGCAAGACCACCACGATCCTCACCTGGGTCACCCCCGAGGCGAAGTGGGCCGAGCTCCGCCCGACGATGCGCGCGGTCCTCCGCCTCTACCGCGTGCCCGAGGGCGACCTGCTGCCCGCCCCGCGCACGCCGTAG